agccatgagagccaagttgacatattccacatcttcatcctcttcttctccatcagctgcccagtctttttcttgagtaatgaaagccctctccttttgcttgagcagatcaaaatatttctttttgtaatctacttggtcaaatttcttcttttcagaagttggctttctgcactcacttgcaaagtatccacttataccacaattgaaacacttgaacttggatttgtccaccatgttcttatgaggtttagtggctctagtgtttttcctaaatttcatctttgcaaatctcctggacagaaatgcaagatgctcatcaataccatcagagtcatcttggctggagttgtcttcattctcagcaacttgctccttgCCCTTGCTCTATTCTGATTTGCctgtgccatctttggagtttgatgtagatctcacagtttcttgtctgcattctttctcattttcagctaccaaggcaactgaacctcctttctttcttcccttttccaatacctcatcctgttccagctctagttcataagtcttcaagattccatataatctttcaagagtgaagtccttataatcttgagagtttctcaaggagacagtcatgggtttccattcctttggcaaggatcttaaaaatataagatttgaatccttcacctggtacactctaccatacagcttcagtccattcaacagcttttggaatctattgaatgtgtcatttaaagattcattttcttcaaaatgaaaatactcatactgttgaatgagaagctgcattttgttttcttttacttgttttgtaccttcacacagtagctgaattgtgtctcaaacctctttggcagttgtgcaatttatcacattatcaaatatatcctTGTCAAGatcattaaacaaaatgttcatagccttcttatccttgtggacttcttctgtgtcttccattgtccattctgctctaggttttggaatggattgaccaacagcaattgtggctgtagcaactgtggctactttgtggggaatgtgaggaccattctcaatgcagtttacataaccttcatcttgggagagtagatgaaggtgcattttcaccttccaatggtgataactgtctttgtcaagaactgggatttttactccaatatccttcttactcatctttgttagtttccaagatctttaaactctttgtgtgtcaagagcctgctctgataccaattgttattcctaatgaactaacaatgagatttacagaaggggggttgaatgtaaatctcaaaactttttcaagttttgagcagtttcaaaggctatgtgtttaagataaacaagtgtatgaattgctttaagctaatactgacagatatatattcaaacactaatgtaaagaacacaacagaccttaaaaacttttctggtggattgttgttccaccagagatggtatttcagaaaatctgtgattcaagaagttgatcacagctgcgtcctagtacaaactagataatttttctctcaagatttttctaaacagctctggaaaaattctcttctaattactagctgctacttggtttatataacaccaagtttacaagtgaagacaaagataaaaagtacaataataaaacaagttctccacttgtttcttctccattttactccaatgcattgttgactattgcctctttatactagagtagaacggctgctttttctgatgttcctgaaataggctaccacatctcagttgtctctgtcaacccatgtgcctctatttgtaggtacaactaccacttgtcaactgctatttaacagaacatccgttgaagccttcatccgttgatggctttatccgttgatgtgttagcagttgaagctctatccgttgatgcactcatccgttgaaggatgttatccgttgaagctttagagacatctgttgaagctttgtttctcatccgttgaaggtctttaagttatccgttgacaccatttcatttatacaaaattacaaggcatgaaatacttacaattggccttcctatctgcatatcctctagtagtcaacatgacttataatttccctcaacatttaagaatttatatctcaaattcagagactgaaatgtgctacaacactagacttatttctaagtaaagctacaccatcaacggatagccaaaatggtcttatccgttgaggctacaaacactagatttctacttaagtgttttgttaaacatatcatcaaactaatgcacatatattcctaacaattttCCTGTTTGCGGTGAGCCCATTTCCTGTAACATATTACCTGACCCCTAAATTTGGACACATCAGCTATTAAAATGTTATACGGTTGTAGTTCAATATCCACGAAAGTTAGGATATTTACCTTTGAAATTGACATAGGTTCCATGATGCTATCTCGGTGAGAATGAGTCGTATTACCAATTGATTCAATGCATTCACCCACATTAGTTGCATCATAGACAGTTGAAGAGTTCTCAATGTTATGTTTAGTGATAGATAATGTGATTACATATTTCTGCCTGACCAACTGATTCAGTATATCTGGAAAAAATTGTTCTCCTTTCGCCTATTAAAAAAATTCCAAAACTATGTTTAATCAAATGAGTAAGATTAGTACCACGTAATGCAGAAAATTTACCTCAGCTTGTGGGCAGTAAATATCATCAACTTTCTTGCCTATAATTCTACATACGTCCTCATCGCTAAACATAACTTCAATTGAACCACTCCCATCTGAGCACTCTGTTTTGATATTGAAGCTGcacattttttaaaaataaagttTAATATCTAAATCAACACTAAATTTTGTTGTCGATGAAATTACTATAGGTATAAAGAGGCATTGCACCTTCGCCTGGGGTAAGGAATCAACCGTTTGCAGTCAGGGCATTTAATGATTCCAGCAATGATTGCTATTTTAGTTGTGCAATTCGAACAAAAAATTGTGTACCATTTATTCCTATTCACCACCTTTGTAACCACAATCTCACAGTTCACTTGTTCCTGGTAGCAGAACAGAGTTCTGAGgtataattaaattattaatatatgtAAGTTGGTACTATGATGGGATACCTCAATATCCTTCAATTGTAAGGATTTTATCTGCATCACGGTCATCACAGGAGTTTCCATTTCATCACCCCATCTGAAAGATGCAGAGATTCTTGTACCCTATATTTAGTAGCGAGTAGTTAAGCAAATACAAATTAACCTTATTTTTTTTAAGAAAGAGTATTAAGGTCATCACTTCTTCCTCAGCATGTCAACACAGTAGTGATCAGGTTCAATGTAGATCCTTGTAGCGGGGTAATTTGTGAGTTGCGGTTCACCTGCCCATTGTGGAAGAACAAAATTATTTTCTGCCAAATAACAACCGAAACCATAAACATATATACCTAATTTACTAACCATCATATCGTGTGACCCTAGCACATGAAATAATTACTATGACATCTCTTCCAGTCGCCTTAGAAAAGCGCTGATCAACTTCCAAAGCAAATTTATCAAACAGTGTCACCTTTGTTGTTTGCCTAATTCACATAATTTATTACTGTTTTGTTCAGAACATGGATTACATGAAATTGTATAGGGTATCTAGCAAAAGAATGTACTAACCCGCCATCAACAATTTCAAACTTTAGATGGTACTCGTTCTGATCATTCTTACTACTCTGAACAATGGGGCTTTTATTTTTCATGATGCCCACCATGTCTACAATGTTAAACGGGAAAGTAGATAATTGGTTATAGCACAAGAAAGCAAAGCGTTTTTGTAAAAGTGTGAAAATTGAAATATTGAATTTTTCCACTAACCTACTAAAAAACGATTGTCGTTAGCCATCTTAGCTATGTCTTTCATATGAACCAAATCAAAAGTGTACTTATCAATTTTCAGTGGGTTCTCACTGTTTTCTCATTGTCCATTTTGTATCCTTTGAGAAATATATGTGTTTGCTGTTTCTCACGGGTCTATAATTTTCATCGCCTAGGAAGTCCTTCACTTTAAAGTTCTCCAAGATATAAACATTTCCTTCCTCAAAACCCTCTGTTATGTTTTCACAAACTTTTGCGTTCGCATATGCATGGATATGGTTGTTCTAAAATAATTTGATTATTAAGGATAATATATTAAGATTATTTTAATATTGTGGCATATAGTAAAGGCGTAATATTAGATTGATGGATTAAGGTTAGTAAAAACGTACTGAATCATCAATTAGTAGCATATTCATTCCCCAAAATTCCTGCGTTTGCCGGTTCATTCCTTTCCACACCGCCAGTGCTCTTACTCGACAACACCAGTCATAAGAAGACATTTCCAACTTCATTAATGAGTCGTACTTGTTAAGTTCCATATTTGTAGATCTGCAAACCTGTAAATGAATGAGATAAAGTGGTTGAAACTTTAATAAGGAAGTAAAGGTCTTAACTGAAGACCGCCTCTTGCTTGCAGTTGTTGCTCCCAGTCCTTACTATACTTTTGTGGGTGTAAATGATCCACTCCTCTTCACTCAATAATTATTCTTTTAGCAAGAGAAAGCAGTACTGACACAATTACTTATTACAATAAAATTTTATATAGGACACGTGCAGCTTGATAATAACAACGGCATGCAAGTGGTACTCAACAATTTAGAAAACCGGGCTTAACCCTTACCACGTATACGACTCTTTTGTTAAAGTTAATGACATGGTTGCAATTACATTGAGGCAGTTCATGAGCATATAAACAATAAAATAAAAGATTGCCTGGCACAAAGAAAATTTGGGGGTTTTAACATATTCCATCAATTATTAGTATATATAGTGCAAGAAAGAAAATGGAGGGTATTATTTGCACATCTTAGAATTATAGTTAGACGCACTATTTAAAAATTTGTCTTCATCTTtcatattattttaaatatatgtcttttctcttattctcaaTTTATTTTTCCTACTTCAAACTAATTTATATTCCGATAATATTGAAATTAAAgtattattatattatttgtgtatttttcatttctaaattcttcaaaaattgagttttgaattttaatattttaattattaacaaatttacAACGATAAATGATTCTTTATAACACTTAATAAGTggtaatataatttaaattttagaattataatatttaaaattgatATTTTCATTTTATAAGATTTTGGTTCAACAtgttaaaatgtaaataaaatttTAGCACAAAAATATATATAGGTCCATTCCATTCTTATTAATTGGATTAATATTATAATACTAATGATCTTTAAAAAATCAgcttattttgtttttaatattaataaatatttttaagagtttcattaataattaatataattaaaataagtTGGTGTTCTTAATataagaaaataaattttatgtaatatgtAGAGTAATGATATTTGCACACTTTAGAGTTGTAGTTGCACATCCTGCCTTGAATTTTACCTAAACTACCCTTCTATTTGTCTTGATCTTTCATGTCATTTTAAATATATGTTATATCTTTTTTATTCTCAATTTCTTTTGGATGGTGATATCTGCACATCTTAGAGTTATAGTTTCACATTCTACTTTAAATTTTACCTAAACTACCCTCATTTTTGTCTTCATCTTTCATGTCACTTTAAAAATATGTTATCAATTTTTCTTCTCAATTTCTTTTAGCtactttaaactattttatattGCGATAATATTGAAATTaaagtattatatattatttatgtCTTTATCATTTCTAAATTTTTCAAATATTGAATTTTGAATTTCAATATTTCAAACGTTAACAAACGTACAACCATAAATGATTCTTCACAACACCAAATGAGTagtaatataatttaaattataaattataatatttaaaattgatattttcatgttaaaagaTTTTGGTTCAACAtgttaaaatgtaaataaaatttTAGCACAAAAATACATATAGTTCCATTCCATTCTTAGTAATCGGATTAATATTATAATACCAATGAACTTAAAAAAAATCAGgttattttgtttttaatattaataaatatttttaagagTCTGATCActaattaatataattaaaatatgttGGTGTTCTTAatataagaaaataatttttatgtTATATATTATATTATGTACGATATGATTGCTAATACGTATCTGAATCAATAATATATAATTCTAAAAATGAAACTTTTTGCTTTAACTACATAGAAGGTTCATgcataaattaataaatttatatttaaacACTGCAGTAAGACAGCCAAAGTTACAATGGAACAAGTAGTAACCCAGCACACTACTAACCAACCATACTACTAACGGGAGCGTTGGGAGACATAATATGACATGTTTGCAGTCTTAAGCATCACTTTCACATCCTTACAGAGCGAGATTGATTTTACAACACGTTGGGGCATTAACAACACCAAACATAATTATACAGGAAACATGATAATACACATCACAAACATTATGACCAAAACCAAAGTAATAGAGCAAAACCACTACGTTTTTAAAAATCATTCCCATAACTTGAAGGTTGTTGTTCCATCCCATTAACTTCCCAGAATCTACAAAAGAAAAGAAGCGAATTAGCAAAAAATCACAAATATTTGTGACAAACAATAAATAACTTCACAAGATATACCTTTTACGCAAGTTGTCTACTTTTGCACAGTTGGAATTGAAGTCAAATGAGGTAGCAAGCATGCTGGTTAAGCTACATACACCATTATAGTCATTGCGAAGCATTCTGGATGAGTGAATGATAATGATAACAGGATACTCCGTACAATCGTAGTATAAAATCTCAAAGGAATGCGCCAATTCATCCCAAAGGCGTACTCTAACCTCATAGCTGCTTAGGCATA
The window above is part of the Apium graveolens cultivar Ventura unplaced genomic scaffold, ASM990537v1 ctg7920, whole genome shotgun sequence genome. Proteins encoded here:
- the LOC141704488 gene encoding uncharacterized protein LOC141704488 encodes the protein MANDNRFLVDMVGIMKNKSPIVQSSKNDQNEYHLKFEIVDGGQTTKVTLFDKFALEVDQRFSKATGRDVIVIISCARVTRYDENNFVLPQWAGEPQLTNYPATRIYIEPDHYCGTRISASFRWGDEMETPVMTVMQIKSLQLKDIEEQVNCEIVVTKVVNRNKWYTIFCSNCTTKIAIIAGIIKCPDCKRLIPYPRRSFNIKTECSDGSGSIEVMFSDEDVCRIIGKKVDDIYCPQAEAKGEQFFPDILNQLVRQKYVITLSITKHNIENSSTVYDATNVGECIESIGNTTHSHRDSIMEPMSISKVNILTFVDIELQPYNILIADVSKFRGQ